One window of the Amia ocellicauda isolate fAmiCal2 chromosome 18, fAmiCal2.hap1, whole genome shotgun sequence genome contains the following:
- the dpy19l1l gene encoding dpy-19-like 1, like — protein MAVKTRRQNCREQHAQASPADRERSSRVSPAHGGSGGGGKAPGRRPGREAKPASCNSAQLHKNRLLSVPASIRHHLGLSLPACIRIGITLALAAVAGILHWYHVSNLFENDRHFSHLSTLEKEMAFRTEMGLYYSYFKTIIEAPSFLNGLSSIMNDRLTEYPLVINTLKRFNLYPEVVLASWYRVYTSTMDFFGIATKMCWSVNRGEGLNPVESCEGLGDPAYFYVTFVFILNGIMLSLFFLYGTYLSGSRLGGIVTVLCFFFNHGESTRVMWTPPLRESFSYPFLVLQLLLLTHILRSPNPGKGAFVALGVSNVFFMLPWQFAQFVLLTQIASLFASYIMGYLAAAKLQTLLLTHMISLLACFVLMFGNAMLLTSFYASSLVSIWGIIALRHDIAKYCKPGIVTWVTEGLGWLISTVILKGLTSVVLGATDDAHISSLIKSKFTSYKDFDTMMYTCAAEFDFIEKETPLRYMKTLLLPVNLLIFAAIASSTIKDVWTYLRWTKTEPPKANQQDRPAQFANGELVYHILQLIAFTVLAVLIMRLKLFLTPHMCIMASLICSRQLFGWIKQKYKQQLLVFGILSLMAIQGLANVQNQWSIMGEFSNLPQEEVIEWIKENTRPDAVFAGAMPTMASVKLSANRPIVNHPHYEDAGLRERTKLVYAMYSRKPAEQVKSNLVRLGVDYFILEDSWCTRRSRPGCSMPEIWDVEDPEHAGKIPLCTILGRDSRPHFTTLFQNNIYKVLKVSKTAKDR, from the exons ATGGCGGTAAAAACAAGAAGGCAGAACTGCAGGGAACAGCATGCCCAGGCGAGCCCAGCCGACAGAGAGAGAAGTTCGCGTGTGTCGCCGGCGCACGGCGGCAGCGGCGGCGGGGGTAAAGCTCCGGGCAGACGGCCGGGGAGGGAAGCCAAGCCCGCCTCCTGCAACAGCGCACAACTACACAAAAACAGACTGCTTTCCGTCCCCGCTAGCATCAGACATCATCTGGGCCTGAGTCTGCCCGCTTGCATAAGGATAGGCATCACCCTGGCTTTGG CTGCTGTGGCTGGCATTTTACACTG GTACCATGTTTCAAATCTCTTTGAGAATGATCGCCATTTTTCACATCTTTCTACCTTGGAAAAGGAGATGGCTTTCCGTACAGAAATG GGTCTTTACTATTCCTACTTCAAGACTATTATTGAAGCGCCTTCCTTCCTAAACGGTCTCTCTTCGATAATGAACGACAGACTCACAGAGTATCCTCTTGTTATAAACACCCTGAAGAGGTTCAATCTATACCCAGAG GTGGTCCTGGCCAGCTGGTACAGGGTTTACACCAGTACAATGGATTTCTTTGGCATTGCGACTAAGATGTGCTGGTCTGTCAACAGGGGAGAAGGACTGAATCCTGTTGAAAGTTGTGAAG GCCTTGGAGATCCTGCTTACTTTtatgttacatttgtttttatactgaATGGGATAATGCTCAGCTTGTTTTTCCTTTATGGGACCTATTTAAG TGGAAGTAGACTTGGTGGTATTGTCACAGTcctgtgtttcttttttaatcatgGAGAG AGTACGCGGGTCATGTGGACGCCTCCTCTGCGCGAGAGCTTCTCCTACCCATTCCTggtcctgcagctgctgcttcTTACTCACATCCTCAG GAGTCCAAACCCTGGGAAAGGAGCCTTCGTAGCACTTGGTGTTTCTAATGTCTTTTTCATGCTGCCTTGGCAGTTTGCCCAGTTCGTGTTACTCACTCAG ATTGCATCCTTATTTGCATCTTACATCATGGGGTATCTGGCTGCTGCCAAGCTGCAGACACTCTTACTTACCCAcatg atttcacttttggcttgtttcgttttaatgTTCGGAAATGCCATGCTTTTGACGTCTTTCTATGCCTCTTCGCTGGTATCAATTTGG GGCATAATTGCACTTAGGCATGACATTGCTAAATACTGCAAACCAGGAATTGTCACTTGG gTTACAGAAGGCCTTGGCTGGTTAATATCCACAGTCATTTTGAAGGGATTGACTTCTGTTGTTCTTGGAGCCACAGATGAt GCCCACATAAGCAGTTTGATCAAAtccaagtttaccagctacaagGATTTTGATACCATGATGTACACCTGTGCAGCGGAGTTTGACTTCATTGAGAAGGAG ACTCCTCTGCGTTACATGAAAACACTGCTGCTCCCAGTAAATCTTCTCATCTTTGCTGCGATTGCTTCAAGT acTATAAAAGACGTTTGGACATATTTAAGATGGACAAAGACTGAACCACCCAAAGCCAATCAACAGGATCG GCCAGCACAGTTTGCAAACGGAGAG CTGGTTTACCACATTTTGCAGCTAATTGCATTCACGGTACTAGCGGTCCTAATTATGAGATTAAAGCTTTTCCTCACGCCTCACATGTGCATAATGGCCTCGTTAATCTGCTCGAGACAG CTCTTTGGCTGGATAAAGCAGAAATACAAGCAGCAGCTTCTGGTCTTTGGGATCCTCTCCCTCATGGCCATTCAAGGGTTGGCCAATGTGCAAAACCAGTGGAGCATCATGGGAGAGTTCAGTAACCTGCCGCAGGAGGAGGTGATCGAGTGGATCAAGGAGAACACCAGGCCTG ATGCTGTATTTGCTGGAGCCATGCCCACAATGGCCAGTGTCAAGTTATCCGCCAACAGGCCTATTGTAAACCATCCGCATTATGAAGACGCCGGGCTCAG GGAAAGGACAAAACTGGTGTATGCCATGTACAGCCGCAAACCAGCAGAACAGGTGAAGTCTAATTTAGTCCGGCTCGGAGTGGACTACTTTATACTGGAAGACTCGTGGTGCACAAGGCGGTCCAG gccTGGCTGTAGCATGCCTGAGATCTGGGATGTTGAGGACCCCGAGCATGCTGGGAAAATTCCTCTCTGCACCATACTGGGCAGGGATTCCAGGCCTCACTTTACCACCCTGttccaaaataacatttataaagtCCTCAAGGTTTCCAAAACTGCCAAAGATAGGTAA